ATGATGTCTGATGGTTGCTACACCGCTGATACATACATTTTAATGAGATTCACACAAAATCACActtattttacacaatattatTTACTCTATTTCATTAGGCTTTGTCTACATTAATCTGGATATATTTGAAAGCGGCATTTTCATTATAAAACGCTCTCCATCCAGACCAGCGTTTTCAAGAGTTTTCCAAAAGTTGCTCGTCCGCACTGAAACATCGTATATtgcaaaaaaatgtgtaaaacataataaaagctcACCAAGTCGGTAACAAGATTAAATATTTTCTCTCACTATTCTTATGgcacaacattttattaagAAAATATCCCACTACTTGCTGTAATGTTCAGGTCGCACACACAGGAATGCAATGTGAAGACTGTACTAACAGTTATTTTTAACAACACTATGAAAATTAGCACGCACAACAATGCCAGTATAACCatacactcttagaagaaaacgTTCTATTTAGaatcttaaagggttccgtcaggcgcttcatatgtagaaccttttcccatcatgggatcattttatggatttagttttaaataattccttttgttttaatacattcttaattgtaataaatagtttatgaattaaacagctcgtaaacatactttataactagaaaattttgaaataacctattaaaggtgcccaagaatgctttttcacaagatgtaatataagtctaaggtgtctcatgaatgtgtctgtgaagtttcagctcaaaataccccatagattttttattttttattttttttaactgcctattttggggcatcattaaatatgcactgattttggcagcgcgccgccactttaattcgcgtgctccctgccacacaagctctcgactatattacagtgcatttacaaagttcacacagctaatataaccctcaaatggatctttacaagatgtcatgcatgctgcatgcatgcttcgaattatgtgagtaaagtatttattttgatttttacatttgattctgtatgagtttgaggctgtgctctgtggctaacggctaatgctacactgttggagagatttataaagaatgaagttgtgtttatgaattatacagactgcacgtttaaaaatgaaaatagtgacggctcttgtctctgtgaatacagtaagaaacgatggtaactttaaccacatttaacagtacattagcaacatgctaatgaaacatttagaaagacaatttacaaatatcactaaaaatatcatgctatcatggatcatgtcagttattattgctccatctgccatttttcgctgttgttcttgccggcttacctagtctgatgattcagctgtgcacagatccagacgttaatactggctgcccttgtgtaatggcttgaatatgggctggcatatatgcaaatactggggtcgtacatttttatgatcccgactgttacgtaacagtcagtgttatgttgagatacgcgtgttttccggaagtcttttaaacaaatgagatttacataagaaggaggaagcaatggggtttgaaactcaatgtatgacttttccatgtactgaactcttgttattcaactatgccgaggtaaattcaaattttgattctagggcacctttaaacatgaaagtatgcaatcatttaagacatttctccttacaTAGAACCTTTTCGGCATAAACAGTCCTTTAAagttgagtcaagaaccctagagttatatatagaaccccactgaagagttctttaaaatcgagtcaagaaccctagagttctatatagaaccccactgaagagttctttaaaatcgagtcaagaaccctagggttctatatagaaccccactgaagagttctttaaaatcgagtcaagaaccctagagttctatatagaaccccactgaagagttctttaaaatcgagtcaagaaccctagagttctatatagaaccccactgaagagttctttaaaatcgagtcaagaaccctagagttctatatagaaccccactgaagagttctttaaaatcgagtcaagaaccctagagttctatatagaaccccactgaagaGTTCTTTAAAATCGAGTCAAGAACACTGAAGAGTTCTTTAAAatcgagtcaagaaccctagggttctatatagaaccccactgaagagttctttaaaatcgagtcaagaaccctagagttctatatagaaccccactgaagggttctttaaaatcgagtcaagaaccctagagttctatatagaaccccactgaagagttctttaaaatcgagtcaagaaccctagagttctatatagaaccccactgaagagttctttaaaatcgagtcaagaatcctagagttctatatagaaccccactgaagggttctttaaaatcgagtcaagaaccctagagttctatatagaaacCCACTGAAGAGTTCTTTAAAATCGAGTCAAGAatcctagagttctatatagaaccccactgaagagttctttaaaatcgagtcaagaaccctagagttctatatagaaccccactgaagagttctttaaaatcgagtcaagaaccctagagttctatatagaaccccactgaagcgttctttaaaatcgagtcaagaaccctagagttctatatagaaccccactgaagcGTTCTTTAAAATCGAGTCaggaaccctagagttctatatagaaccccactgaagagttctttaaaatcgagtcaagaaccctagagttctatatagaaccccactgaagtgtctttaaaatcgagtcaaggaccctagagttctatatagaaccccactgaagaATTCTTTAAAATCGAGTCAAGAACCATAGAGTTttatatagaaccccactgaagtgttctttaaaatcgagtcaagaaccctagagttctatatagaaccccactgaagagttctttaaaatcgagtcaaaaaccctagagttctatatagaaccccactgaagcgttctttaaaatcgagtcaagaaccctagagttctatatagaaccccactgaagagttctttaaaatcgagtcaaaaaCCCTAGAGTTttatatagaaccccactgaagcgttctttaaaatcgagtcaagaaccctagagttctatatagaaccccactgaagagttctttaaaatcgagtcaagaaccctagagttctatatagaactccaCTGAAGCATTCTTTAaataaagtgttctttaaaatcAAGTCAAGAATCCAACTGAAgggtttttttaaatcagattttGCAGGCTCTGTTGTTTTCCCTCTCTTAGTGATCTTCAGTCGGCTCCTGTTGAAGATAGGATTTTACAGCTGAACACTGTTCTTGCATCTAATTTGGATTCTTTTGCTCCCTTGAAGTCTCTCAGTGTCTCTTTTGCTCGTTCTGCCCCTTGCTATAATGATGACATGCGTTCTAAGAAAACAGCTTGCCGTAAATTGGAGCGCAAGTGGCGTGACTCAGGTCTGAATGTATTTTATCAGTCTTGGAAAGGCCACTTGGGGGAATATAGAGCTGAAATTGAGTCTGCAAGATCTGTTTATTTTTCTCAGATTATAGATAGCAATCAAAGTAATCCTATACATCTCTTTCACACTATAAACAGACTTCTCAAAGTTAATGTTGGCACTTCTCTACCTGTCTCAAATCAGTTGTGCAATGATTTTCTTCATTTCTTTAGTTCTAAAATTGATAACGTTTATAAACTTATTCATGCTGCACCTGTCTCTTCTACATTATGCTTGTCTATTTTCTCTGGCACATCCCTTTCTACCTCAAATTGACTCTGAGCTGCTCACTAGGGAGGTATTACGTATGAAAGTCATCACTTGCTTACTTGACCCCCTCCCTACAAGcttgtttaaatcttgtttggATTCATTGTGCCCTGCTGTTGTCAGCATTGTCAATGATTCCCTGCGTACTGGTGTTGTACCAGCAGCATTGAAAACTGTTGCTGTAATACCTGTTCCAAAAAAGCATAATGTCGATTTGGATAACTTAAATAATTATCGTCCTATATCAAATCTTTCTCTTCTTGCAAAAATTCTTGAACGTGTTGTGGCTTTGCAGCTACACAGTCATCTTACagtaaataaactttttgaaccCCTTGACTGGCTTTCGAAAATTTCATAGTACTGAGACAGCCTTGGTCAAGGTCACCAATGATCtgttaacccactggagtctgaggctgatttggggccctggagaagttttgacatgccttaccatttgtgcttttttcagttgttcataaacatattaagtgtcattacactgtattcagcataaactaggctaccataatatgtgaggaacatgtagatgtttgtattttttacggAATAACGTTTacgcgtggttactgaaaaaacaaaaacttaagtcactgaaataatgccaaaaaataatattaaatctgtgttcacaagacttctgggtatttgaggttgtagactagaatttttgcttcaaaatgatgtaaaaaattattctgcctactcgttcatataaaacaatatagatatttaaatttttaagacactttttgtcaagacacacagtatgcgtggaggcgtgaatcttcatgaataatgctgtgattcgcacctgagaagacaaaagatccACATAATTACCTgcataatgagctctttcagtcaggaaggatatgtgaaaaaaccctctgtgatcatgtctcaagctcatcatgctgtatatcaaacatacagaaaaaacagcaatactgggaaatatcattacaatttaaaataatggttttctattatatactttaaaatataatgtatttctgtgattcaaagtgtctgaacattcatgttacctctatggcattttatatagccttttagcttaaaagcatgcacatttggagaaatattgatggattctcatatgtttatgtcaattttctatacagaggaataatatttattctatatttattgtcattactatgagagctggatactgtgttttcaattcatacttgcagccggagggcactctgtgcacctttagtccacaaatgcctcctaatgaagaacaggcataccttgtgacattccaggaactatcAGAGGCTTCcaaatagcgctcgctccgtgggcgtggccgaattagcggataatgagctgaatcacgggtgtctgacatggctctcttttcattcagattacataaacagagaatatttgcttttgatttgacttacacgatttaaaacctgacatttcaacgtttctttagacataagtctcattttttgtgattagtattcactaagttactgttcattttctgagaactatcagattggactttagAGGGAGATAACGCATCATGTTagctttctttattttgcaaaaacacattttgtttttactctgagtgtacacaaataaaagaagacattttataGTTTccattgatatattacttatgtctctctgacaaaaactgacagagtattttaagtctgttttgcagcaatgtgaaaaaaatgcaaaacgcgccggcgcgtttccAGACTCCAGAGAGTTAATAGCCTCAGATTCTGGTCAATCACAATCTGTTACTCAAGCATCTGGAAACTGGTCTTTGGTGTTTCTGGGACTGTTTTAACATGGTTTAGATCTTACCTTTCTGATCGTCAACAGTTTGTATGTATGAGTGGATTCCGGTCTGTGACCGGCTTTGTCTGTACGGGTGTTCCTCAAGGTTCAATCTTAGGCCCCTTACTTTTTAGCATTTACATATTTCCACTTGGATTACTTTTAAGATCACTTGGGCTTAATTATCACTTTTATGCAGACGATACTTAAATTTATATTCACTCTAAGCCTAGTCAAAATTTGGACCttctttttttaacacattgtaTTTCCGACATAAAAACATGGATGCCCCAAAACTTTTTGTGTCTCAATAGTGATAAGACAGAGGTCTTGCTTATTGGCACCTCTCATCAGCTTCATAAAGCTGGTTCACTATTTTTAAACATCTTTTGACTCTCATGTTCAGTACACTGTATAGAACTCCTTTTTCATCTCAGAAATATTGCTAGACTCCGCTCTTTATTATCGGTTTCTGTGACTGAAAGGCTTATTAATACTTTTGTGTTTTCCCACATTGACTATTGCAACGCACTTCTGGCTGGGGTTCCTAAATCCACACTTAACAAACTGCAATGTGGACAAAATTCAGCTGAAGGATCCTGACCGGAGTCAGGAGAAATGAGCATATTACACCAATTCTCaagtccttgcactggcttccggTCAGGTTCCGAGTTGATTTTCAAGTCCTCATGCTTACATATAAGGCACTGCATGGTCTGGCCCCCCAGTATCTGTCTGCACTTTTAACCTTATACACACCCAAGCATCATTTACGCTCCTCTCAAGCTGGTCTATCGGCAGTCCCACAGACAAGGCTGCGTTCTGTAGGGGATAGGGCCTTCTCATCCTATGCTCCTAGGCTTTGGAATGCACTCCCTCCTCACATCAGAGATGCacagaatttaaatattttcttatttaaaaactcattttttaGGGTAGCTTTTTCTTGATCgtcttgatttttatttttgtatatatattgatttttatgtgtgtatatgtataacttgttctatatagaaccctacTGAAAAGTTCTTTAAAATCAAGTCAAGAACCCTAgcgttctatatagaaccctacTGAAGAGTTCTTTAGGGTTCTTGACTTGATtttagagttctatatagaaccctacTGAATGGTTCTTTATAatcgagtcaagaaccctagagttctgaATAGAACTCCAGTGAAGCATTCTTTAAAATTCTAtaagagttctatatagaacccaaCTGAAccttttttctaagagtgtaaATATCTATGGGTacaatatgcattacattaccaAACTTTACCAAAATACGTCATTGTTTTCAAATACCTACGTACCTAAATACGGCAAAATAGCTTCAGCGTGGATGGAAGGCCAAAGGCCAAGATGCGTTTTTGAATGTATCTGGATTAATGTAGACGTTGACTGTTTTTTAATCCACTGTCATGTCAGTCAACAGACACGGCCAATAATTGTCTGCCGATCAAACTGATGCATCAGTCTGATGTGGTTTCAAAGCTCCCAGGCATTATATATTTTACCTCCTGCTTTCTCAATCTCTTGAAAGTGAATTTCCCTTTTAATAGACATGCCGCCATTTCCTCCTTCAGCCTTGGTGTCCATCGACACGCTCCTGTGCTCGAGCTCCAGGCGAACGCAGCCTGTAAGGTCGCTCTCGGTGAAGATCTGGTTCGTCCGTGTGCCCAGACTGAGTGGATTGCCGCTAACAGCCGTATTCAACGGGCTACAGCCGTGACTTCCAACTCTGGGCTGTTTAATGCTGAATCGTCTCTTCTTTCGGCTGCGGTAACATGCCTGCTGTTGACACGCGGCCTGGAAGCCTCTCTTAAAGTTCTCATTGAAGTAGCCATAGATAATGGGATTGACGCTGGAATTGGAGAAGGCCAGCCagtgagagagagggaaaaCATAGCTGGTCAGAAGCTCCAGACTGTCCTCGTCTGGACGGGCGTAATCAGTCAGCAGCATGAGCGTCCACAGCGGCAGCCAGGACAGCATGAACAGCAGGGCCACCACAATCAGCATCTTAATCACTCGAATCTTTCTCTGAGACACAGGACATTTCTCCTGCGAAGGAATATCGTGCTGCTCGGCGCTGGCCAGGACCGCCGTGGTGTACAGCTTGGCCCCGATGCGGCCGTACATGAGCATGATGAGCGCCAGGGGAATCACGTATATGTGCACGAACAGGACCGTCGTGTACACCTTCCTCATCTCTGGGTCAGGCCAGGTCTCGTAGCAGGAGTACAGCGGGTACGTGCGGTTGTGGTTGTCACCATGAACCATGAAATGATCTTTTTCTTGCTCAACGGTCAACATTAACACTGAGGGAAACATTATGGTGAGCGCGAGCAGCCAGATCGTTCCTATCGATACCTTCGCGACAAAGAGCGTAAGTTTGGGCTTGAACGGGTAAACGATGCAGCGAAACCTGAGTTTCAGATGAGGAGAAAACACATATGGGGTCATTAACCCAGATGTTATGTTTTCTAGAGCTCAAaatgatttatatataaataacaataatccGAGCAGAGCAAACTTAAACATATACAATTACGTTGCACTTGAGCTTTTTTGGGTGAGCTTTGATGATAATTCACCCATGAAAATATTGCAgtattatatatactgtatatacacaaaaCATTCTCTAAAATTAagccttattttatttttattttatatatatttttagccCTGCTAAATAAATTGAATAGCTAATGgtgacatttattataaaagGTTTGTGTAAAGATTGTTTTAAgctcacttaaattaaaagtcaTATTTTAAATCCTACTGACTGTTACAAATGATGGCATTTGGAATTcaattatactgtaatgttgaatagCCATAATTACTCATTTCATCCCCAGAAACTGGGGGAAGAAATCCATTAATAGAGACATCAGTAGCAGTATTGGTGATACTGACCTTCATAGTATTcaataaaaagatgccattaaacaaatatttaaaataaatcgtCATTGTGTTGATTTGGATATTCAATgtgaaatttttaaaatataaaaatatattaaaaatatcaatgTTAGGTgtgattaatcaattaattagTTCATTTTTTAACATATTAAATCACTTGACAACACCACTGCTCTATTATTTCCCTTATTggttatttcatttcattctcAAAATTATTAACACTTACCTGTCCACAGCAATAGCAACTAATGTGAAAACAGACGCACAGACTGACATTCCTTGTACCAGACCACTCAGTTTGCATATTGTGTTGCTGAAAGGCCATCCTGATGGAGACAAAAACATGATCAGGTTAAAGACATTAATCCGGATACATTTGAAGCATTTTCCAACAGTTGCTTgtctagggctgggtaaaaaaatattgatttctcgatattaatcgattctcatttttacaaaccgatattgattcttaaatcccaagaatcgattagtctagtctgttttcagttgatgaatgagcagaatatgtagctcctcccatccaataaatcgcaacaatatttgtgctttgttacttttgatatgaagcaaagtctcagttttttaaatgacgtccatcttattatgagattcaaaaaataaatactgttttggcgctgtttaatgtggcgtgacagatcgctttagcacCTCAgttaaagtcaagtcaagtcacctttatttatatagcactttttacaatgcagattgtgtcaaagcagctttacattgataactggtgcataaattttggctgcacagcagctcttcaagaatagtgtcaatgcaggcagatcagaagcactgttgaataaatgtcaagaatactgttgaatatcaaatgtcaagtcaaatgtcaagagaagcatgtgatcatccccTCCTCAGTTTTAATACAGTTACAGCGCggaataaacatgcatgaacatctgaaggtatgttaaaatatacagtacaacttactgaaatccgtatcatgtctcgtgtaatcgctcaatcagtgcttcaacctcggaaagactcaataaaacagcttgtaaatattgtcacgtgacgtcacatttacctcagaaaaacatattcagtgaccataaactcattcgtcagctagaaaagtgaactccagaatgataaatatagctatgcaccgttacatattcattataatttttaatgttctttaatatttaatgcatgtttgaataaatcagttatgacagccgcgatttaaatgtttatattttaaaaaaaacaaattggagtagaaatatgattatgtaattctaaacttatttattataaaaacatcattgagtgtaatttaagtgtttgtatataattaagttaatttaaccttcaatattattatagtagtaccagctgactcccatgtgtagtttacagcattagttgagagattttattcctcgagaaaatttgccatgtgctgaaactgaaatactacatccaaaataatcgataacGAATCGAATCGAAATCATAATCGAAttgaatcgtgaaaattgtgacAATAACCAGCCCTATGCTTGTCTACACAGAAactatgaaataataatataaaaataataaaagctccCTGAGATGATACAGATGAAATTCTCATGCTATATTTTTTAGAAGCCAGCTTCATTGACGATATCGTCAGAAGTTATATAATACACCACGTGTGTCAGAATGATGATTTATGACCATAATTTGTCCACCTGTCCTCAAACTGACTGGTCAGTGGTTGTCAAATATGTTTTATGGGTGAATTTATGAGTCTGTCACCCCTGATTGACAGACCAGTGGCTGTCAATGACTGTTTTATGGTTCGATTTATAACTCAGTGTCACAGATTGGCAGGTCATCGAGTGTCAGTCAGATTTAGGGTTAGATGGATTTATAGTTAGATATATGGGTGTATTTATGTGGGTTATATCTCACCAAAGATTGCTCCTCTTCTGGCTCCTTCCAGTCTGTTGGGGGAAACTGTGACCATGATTCCTTTGATTATTGGGGTATCCAATGCTTTGCTATATCGAACAAAGTCTTTATGGTATCGATATGATGTTTAACAGGTGATTACAGTGAGCAGAATACAGTTGTGAATGAACTCTGCAGGTATGATTCAACTATAATATCTATTTTCAACTTTATACATATCGATGTGTATAAAGGAATGTGTTATGATTCTGGATTTAAATATTGTTTCCACCAGCAGTTTTGGTGTCTGATGTGAATCAAATTCATACTTTTTGGGTCGCTATTTTTAGTGTttgtttaaatgatttttatcaTAAATTAACTCTTTCAGGCAAGAAGTCTGGGGGACAATTGCATGTAAAGGCCAAACTTCACACTCCTGCTGCGGTATCTGGAATATCCGATCCGATCGGTAAGTGGTTCTGTGTATCGTTGGTTAATATATTTCTCTCATgatgttaaaaattataatcactCATACACAATTACACCCCTAGGGCATATAAGAGATGTTGTTAATGCTATACAACCACCCACTGCGTTTGCTGACGATATGCGTACCGGCGGTATTAAGAGGAAAGAGACCGGGTCAGGATCAGAACCGCAATCTGATGAAATCTGCGTGACACCCATCACCC
This genomic stretch from Megalobrama amblycephala isolate DHTTF-2021 linkage group LG2, ASM1881202v1, whole genome shotgun sequence harbors:
- the npffr1l3 gene encoding neuropeptide FF receptor 1 like 3, translated to MEGFWDTASDLVSCTNQTNSTNSSTTVGVILFPYYQHSLPTAALFTLAYLFIFLLCLMGNGLVCVIVLRNRHMRTVTNIFILNLAVSDLLVGIFCIPTTLVDNLITGWPFSNTICKLSGLVQGMSVCASVFTLVAIAVDRFRCIVYPFKPKLTLFVAKVSIGTIWLLALTIMFPSVLMLTVEQEKDHFMVHGDNHNRTYPLYSCYETWPDPEMRKVYTTVLFVHIYVIPLALIMLMYGRIGAKLYTTAVLASAEQHDIPSQEKCPVSQRKIRVIKMLIVVALLFMLSWLPLWTLMLLTDYARPDEDSLELLTSYVFPLSHWLAFSNSSVNPIIYGYFNENFKRGFQAACQQQACYRSRKKRRFSIKQPRVGSHGCSPLNTAVSGNPLSLGTRTNQIFTESDLTGCVRLELEHRSVSMDTKAEGGNGGMSIKREIHFQEIEKAGGKIYNAWEL